ATTAAGGTGACCATATTAGAAAGTGCATCTAATGGGGCAACCGCTGGCTCACCTGGTAGACCaaggcgtcccatgtacaaaggctatgTTCatgctacagcagcagcaggctcgATTCCAACCCACGACCCTTTGCTGTGTCATTCTCCCTTTCTCTGCTCTTTTCATGCTATAGTTGTCCTTTCAAGTGAAGGAAAAAGCCcccaaaatatctttaaaaaacacaaagtgtaACTAATAATACCAAACATGAGGCTTGGGCAGTGTCTATTTTTTCATATCTTCATACCTTCCTGAAATTTCACATGGGTATCGAGTATATGATGGTATTTgtataattctttttttttttaaaaagtagacGCTGAGCTACTTGTGATAGAAGTCACTGTAGCATGTATGTCATTGTCTAGCCTACAATAATGTGTTTCTAATATGAAATCAGCCTACTTAGACAAGTCTTCCTGGGTATAAATACTTAAGGCCCACAGAataatgagaatgtgttgaataaTTTAATGTGGCTGATAAACTGCTTCTGTAATTGGAGGAAGTCATTTCAAGATAAAGTTGTATGTGGCAAAACTCCcaaacagaggcagagaaatTTTTCTTTATTACTACTCCTGCtatgttatccccaccactcgccatctttctcagctcagctgcctgttccttCAGTatagactgacctctggtggcgagtgctgtgcactacaataCATCAACACAGCATCTCCATATCAGTTTAATAGTAGGAGGAGTGCTGTATTTTTgatggtattgaaaatcataccttCATGATTTCTAAATACCATGGTATACTGTAACACCTTGATAGTACCTAAGCCTacttaaacataaataaatgtcaatTTTCATCTTTCTCCAAGTGAAATAATaacttttttcttcagatttgtattttgtctttctCACACTGATGTTAATCACCACTTCAGTCTCAAACATACCATAAATGACCACAATATGAGCAACACATTTctaaaacattcattttcttATTCTATTGAGAAAATTGATTatgtaaaatcttttttttgttgctaatATTTCCTCTTCTGTTAATAGAGTTGAAGCTGACCTCTTAATTGTCTCACtcttacaaataaaaacaaaagcaatcaACTCTGAAAACATAATAGAAATATACTGATATTTGAAAAgcctttttatgttttttacttacttatttacttttcatcatttaatgttttttctctATTATTATGTTCTTTCTTTAGAAATGCCTTGAAACTATATTGTCGACTGTCTTATCAGAACTCCTGCATCTTCTGTTGTGTACCTATGAACCTGATGTAGTATGTACACttgtttaaagataaaacacaaaaacagaaatctcTCCTGAAATAACAAAAACTGTTGTAACTTTGGCAGAAAACACTGTTTTCATATTGGAGACAATCACTCAGAGTAAGATACTCATTGAGATACTTGGTTTTTGAGGCCATTAAAAACAAGCTCTCGTAGATCTAACAGGCCAATCACGCTCACCGGTAATGATGTTAAAGCTAAAAGATTCGTGATGATGTAAGTGGAATGTCTCAACACTAATCCAGGTGGCTAAAAATATCCAAACAGTCTGGTGTTTGTAGCAGTGATATTTATTGctgacagactgtgtgtgtgtttcagagcagCCTCAGAGCAACACCGAGCAGAGCTGAGATCAGTCTTGTGTTCAGTCTgagtgcagctgaggctgatgatgTCTGACTCGTCTTGAGCCAACCTGCAAACCTGCTGGTTCTGGCGTACACCCCTGGCCTGCGAGGAAGTCCGCACTCATCCCCGAAGCTTGTCACTCCGACCACATAAAACCTGTCCTCGTCCTCGCTGTAACACTGCAGGGGGCCCCCGCTGTCACcctgaggcacacacacacacacacacacacacacaaacagcagccatGTCTTATTAAAGTAAAACCTGTGTCGagttctgaaaatgtttaaaagaatCATTACCTGACAGGAATCAGCCGCCCCACTCTCCAGTCCTGCACAGATCATGTTTTCATTGATGAGGCCGTGGTACCAGGTGATCAGGTTACATGTTCTCCTGTCAATGAGCTCCACCTCAGCTTCCTGCAGTCTGTTCATCTGCCTGCCTGCAGTACACACACCAACATGGTACTTCAGTTATAAAGAGCATATATAAGAATCATATATAAgagcaacatttaaaaatacagcaGAAAAAGGCAATGCTTTAACTTTATCCCCCATTTAGCACTTATAAGAACtctataaaaataataaatgatttatAACACGTTATTGTAATTATAAGCAGATATTAAgtttattaaatatttgtaCACAATTATAACTCTTCCTGTGGGCACCTAGACATGGAGGCAggtgtgccaaaaaataaaatctcttttcagataatccacagacctttttgtgagcagtttcatgtaactattttctttctaccaaaccacacctgccaaccataccactgcgcagaaggacgcatgcatctactcatggacagtGAATCTGTGACTTTTCAAACTAACCTCTGTAAGAAGTGCTCCCCCATCCAGAGATGAAACAGTGGCTGAAGTTGAGGCTGAACTCATGAGTCACATTGTGAGGAGTGCAGACAGGCTGGACGTGGTCAGTGAAGTTGAAGGGAGAGCTGAGGAGCACGAGGGTCACATCGTTGTCATGCGTGAAGTTATTGTAGTCCTTGTGCATTTTGATCTTACTGATGGAGCGGATCTGGGTTTGATCTCCTGGAGCGGATATCACATGAAGTCCTGCCACCACATGGAAATGTCTCCTGCTGATCCATCTGGACACAGGACAGAATAAATATGATTGTTTATGACTCTGACTGCCTTTTCCTTTACAGACGAACACAAATTAGGGCTCCGCAATTTGTCAATATTAAAC
This genomic stretch from Epinephelus moara isolate mb chromosome 16, YSFRI_EMoa_1.0, whole genome shotgun sequence harbors:
- the LOC126402256 gene encoding transmembrane protease serine 11D, whose amino-acid sequence is MEFKGLLLFLSALCLSALTSPQDRCGQRPLVGPPGASRIVGGQEAPEAAWPWQVSIQIQSRHHCGGTIISSLWVLTAAHCFHKYQWISRRHFHVVAGLHVISAPGDQTQIRSISKIKMHKDYNNFTHDNDVTLVLLSSPFNFTDHVQPVCTPHNVTHEFSLNFSHCFISGWGSTSYRGRQMNRLQEAEVELIDRRTCNLITWYHGLINENMICAGLESGAADSCQGDSGGPLQCYSEDEDRFYVVGVTSFGDECGLPRRPGVYARTSRFAGWLKTSQTSSASAALRLNTRLISALLGVALRLL